One genomic segment of Sminthopsis crassicaudata isolate SCR6 chromosome 4, ASM4859323v1, whole genome shotgun sequence includes these proteins:
- the PTTG1IP gene encoding pituitary tumor-transforming gene 1 protein-interacting protein isoform X1, giving the protein MEPRGPARAVLLGPLLLLLPLLLPPSGPAASAQSAAAACSENTNKSCSECLKNVSCFWCYTNNACLDYPVRKILPPSSLCQLSSARWGVCWVNFEALIIAMSVVGGALVLGITICCCCCCRKKKDPRSDKEEERAAREREERRVRQEERRAEMKSRHEEIRKKYGLFKEQNPYARFEN; this is encoded by the exons ATGGAGCCCCGGGGCCCGGCTCGGGCCGTGCTGCTCGGGccgttgctgctgctgctgccgctccTCCTGCCTCCGTCCGGGCCGGCCGCGTCCGCCCAGAGCGCGGCCGCTG CTTGCTCCGAGAACACCAACAAATCCTGCAGCGAGTGCCTGAAGAACGTCTCG TGCTTCTGGTGCTACACGAATAACGCCTGCCTGGACTATCCCGTCCGGAAGATCCTGCCACCCAGCTCGCTCTGCCAGCTGAGCTCTGCCCGATGGGGCGTGTGCTGGG TGAACTTCGAAGCCTTGATCATCGCCATGTCGGTGGTGGGAGGTGCCCTTGTCCTGGGTATCACcatctgctgctgctgctgctgccggaAAAAGAAAGACCCCAG GTCCGATAAAGAGGAAGAGCGCGCtgcgagagagagagaagagagaagagttcGGCAAGAGGAGAG GAGAGCGGAGATGAAGTCCAGACatgaagaaatcaggaaaaaatatg GGCTGTTTAAAGAACAGAATCCTTACGCCAGATTCGAGAACTAG
- the PTTG1IP gene encoding pituitary tumor-transforming gene 1 protein-interacting protein isoform X2 produces MEPRGPARAVLLGPLLLLLPLLLPPSGPAASAQSAAAACSENTNKSCSECLKNVSCFWCYTNNACLDYPVRKILPPSSLCQLSSARWGVCWVNFEALIIAMSVVGGALVLGITICCCCCCRKKKDPRSDKEEERAAREREERRVRQEERRAETTAA; encoded by the exons ATGGAGCCCCGGGGCCCGGCTCGGGCCGTGCTGCTCGGGccgttgctgctgctgctgccgctccTCCTGCCTCCGTCCGGGCCGGCCGCGTCCGCCCAGAGCGCGGCCGCTG CTTGCTCCGAGAACACCAACAAATCCTGCAGCGAGTGCCTGAAGAACGTCTCG TGCTTCTGGTGCTACACGAATAACGCCTGCCTGGACTATCCCGTCCGGAAGATCCTGCCACCCAGCTCGCTCTGCCAGCTGAGCTCTGCCCGATGGGGCGTGTGCTGGG TGAACTTCGAAGCCTTGATCATCGCCATGTCGGTGGTGGGAGGTGCCCTTGTCCTGGGTATCACcatctgctgctgctgctgctgccggaAAAAGAAAGACCCCAG GTCCGATAAAGAGGAAGAGCGCGCtgcgagagagagagaagagagaagagttcGGCAAGAGGAGA GGAGAGCGGAGACCACAGCGGCCTAG